A window of the Brumimicrobium sp. genome harbors these coding sequences:
- a CDS encoding TPM domain-containing protein: MSQENSFFTVAETEEILSAIQNAEKNTSGEIKLHVEKKCIENAIDRAVTVFNELGLEKTKQRNGVLFYIATEDRQFVILGDKGINEKVANGFWDDISDMVIAHFKQQDFKNGLIKGIIMAGEKLKTYFPYQKNDINEISDDLSFGDK; the protein is encoded by the coding sequence ATGAGTCAGGAGAATTCGTTTTTTACAGTTGCTGAAACAGAAGAAATTCTATCAGCCATTCAAAATGCAGAAAAAAATACTTCTGGAGAAATAAAATTACACGTTGAAAAAAAGTGTATCGAAAATGCCATTGATAGAGCAGTAACTGTATTTAATGAGCTAGGGCTAGAAAAAACGAAACAACGAAATGGAGTACTATTTTATATTGCCACAGAAGATAGACAATTTGTAATTTTAGGAGACAAAGGCATAAACGAAAAGGTAGCAAATGGTTTTTGGGACGATATTTCCGATATGGTCATTGCTCATTTTAAACAACAAGATTTTAAAAATGGGCTAATCAAAGGTATTATCATGGCTGGAGAGAAGTTGAAAACGTATTTTCCATACCAAAAAAACGATATCAATGAAATTTCAGATGATCTTTCATTCGGAGATAAGTAA
- a CDS encoding PKD domain-containing protein produces the protein MKKLFYLSLLFLSISSYNFSQTLLWSDDFETTSANWNLTIQPSPNASNANIWKISDEEGGVAPGGCGVASNGNKTLHVTCQGVTCIGTGALYFSGDGGMYGMDATTDIRAALTTPISTVGKTNLEVTFDWIGVGDAGQDFAKLEYSVDGGITWTSIWSQTPGAVCGGGQGQWAAQTVPLPVATENQADLRFAFHWVNNNDMNGSDPSFAVNDLKLFTNAVTGTPPVADFTTASFTICKGDCINFTDLSTNSPTSWAWSFTGAATTSSTSQNPTNICYNTAGTYNVSLTATNASGSDTKTIQITVNDCSAGPTSDFSTPSTTICMGDCIDFTDQSTGSGIYIWDWVFNGSDTPTSNGQNPSNICYNTAGTFNVTLTVTDANGTDTKTIQIIVNDCSTGTPPTAMFVPDTLIVCMGDCISFTDLSTGDPTSWAWDFDGASPATSTKQHPAKVCFNEARDYNISLTVSNNYGNDQIINAVHVNEGPEIIGYGDTIIEMNGTAVIWAEPQEPGYFYWDPASYLDCDTCLVANASPYITTVYYPSLIGVNGCVGRDTVVVQVKFKEIVEVPSAFSPGAGNNNLLHVLGIGITSIDFKIFNRYGQLIFQTTDINEGWNGSYNGKPLNQGVFVYTLDYTLIDGTTGMKKGNVTLIK, from the coding sequence ATGAAGAAATTATTTTACTTATCACTACTATTTTTATCCATTAGTAGTTATAATTTTTCTCAGACTCTCTTATGGAGTGATGATTTTGAAACCACTTCGGCTAATTGGAATCTAACAATACAACCAAGCCCAAATGCTTCTAATGCCAATATCTGGAAAATTTCAGATGAAGAAGGAGGAGTTGCTCCGGGAGGATGTGGAGTAGCAAGCAATGGAAATAAAACGCTACACGTCACTTGTCAAGGTGTAACATGTATAGGAACAGGAGCACTTTATTTTTCTGGTGATGGAGGAATGTATGGAATGGATGCAACGACAGATATTAGAGCTGCTTTAACCACTCCTATTTCTACAGTGGGAAAAACTAACCTAGAAGTAACGTTCGATTGGATAGGTGTAGGAGATGCAGGACAGGATTTTGCCAAATTGGAATACAGTGTGGACGGAGGGATTACATGGACCTCTATTTGGTCACAAACTCCTGGAGCTGTTTGTGGAGGGGGACAAGGACAATGGGCAGCACAAACAGTACCTCTTCCAGTTGCAACCGAAAATCAAGCTGATTTGCGATTTGCATTCCATTGGGTAAATAATAACGACATGAATGGAAGTGACCCTTCCTTTGCAGTGAATGATTTGAAGCTATTTACAAATGCTGTAACGGGAACTCCTCCTGTAGCTGATTTTACAACCGCTAGTTTTACAATTTGTAAAGGAGATTGTATAAACTTCACCGATTTATCTACTAACTCCCCTACTTCTTGGGCTTGGAGTTTTACAGGAGCTGCAACTACTTCTTCTACATCACAGAACCCTACAAATATTTGCTATAATACAGCGGGAACTTATAATGTTTCTCTAACAGCAACCAATGCTAGTGGTTCAGATACCAAAACCATTCAAATTACTGTAAATGATTGTTCTGCAGGACCTACTTCTGATTTTAGTACACCAAGCACAACAATTTGTATGGGTGATTGCATTGATTTTACAGATCAATCTACAGGAAGCGGAATATACATCTGGGATTGGGTATTTAATGGTTCTGACACCCCGACTTCTAATGGACAAAATCCAAGCAACATTTGTTATAATACAGCAGGCACCTTCAATGTAACGCTTACAGTGACGGATGCTAATGGAACAGATACCAAAACCATTCAAATTATCGTAAATGATTGTTCTACAGGAACTCCACCAACCGCCATGTTTGTGCCAGACACACTCATAGTCTGTATGGGTGATTGTATCTCATTTACCGATTTATCTACAGGTGATCCAACTTCTTGGGCATGGGATTTTGATGGAGCTTCTCCAGCAACCTCAACAAAACAACATCCAGCAAAGGTATGTTTTAACGAAGCACGTGACTATAACATTAGTCTAACTGTCTCCAATAATTATGGGAACGATCAAATCATTAATGCTGTACATGTCAATGAGGGTCCTGAGATTATAGGATATGGAGACACTATTATTGAAATGAATGGTACAGCTGTTATCTGGGCTGAGCCACAAGAACCTGGCTATTTCTATTGGGATCCTGCATCTTATTTAGATTGCGACACATGCCTAGTTGCAAATGCATCTCCTTATATCACTACTGTTTATTACCCGTCTCTAATCGGAGTAAACGGTTGCGTGGGAAGAGATACAGTTGTCGTGCAGGTTAAATTCAAAGAAATTGTAGAGGTTCCAAGTGCCTTCTCTCCTGGGGCTGGAAATAATAACCTACTTCATGTACTTGGAATTGGTATCACTAGCATAGATTTTAAGATTTTCAATCGTTATGGACAATTGATTTTCCAAACTACAGATATAAATGAAGGTTGGAATGGAAGCTATAATGGTAAACCATTGAATCAAGGAGTGTTTGTATATACCCTTGATTATACTTTAATAGATGGTACAACTGGAATGAAAAAAGGAAATGTTACACTTATCAAATAA
- a CDS encoding T9SS type A sorting domain-containing protein, with the protein MKKHLLMFTALAMAFTVNAQTTAQDGNWSSSSTWVGGIPPVTTGTVTINHKVTLDQNYTHESGDFTVSATGSITGNNNTRSFAINTTPTGNATLINKGKIEVSKIAFMKGSVFGTDGTIKADSLYTKAYIQLNNANSFIETTALLIDQGGSIGNNGDVKATRFLIRGTYGGTGKTTCTNLMNDATGNTTNSGTIYTDKFLNLGTWQNAYKLNTTYFLNCKSFENTASGNIYVDHNWANSDSLASPAVFLNDGYVLVQDNWANTKEVKGNGKFCIGYNSTNTGQMNGTFDFCDNTGGGVDYNTGTIASGITYCQFPCDASIDKYGMVEEMSIFPNPVTSHLTLSTNFDLANAQIIIYSAYGQEVMRLSHIAGMNAELDCTLLNSGMYFLVIKNNQRSMNAKFIVE; encoded by the coding sequence ATGAAAAAACACTTACTTATGTTCACTGCACTTGCTATGGCATTTACAGTAAATGCACAAACAACTGCACAGGATGGAAATTGGTCTAGTTCTTCTACTTGGGTTGGAGGTATTCCACCAGTAACAACAGGAACTGTTACCATCAACCATAAAGTAACTCTAGATCAGAATTACACACACGAATCAGGTGATTTTACGGTAAGTGCTACAGGCTCTATTACAGGAAATAATAATACGCGTTCCTTCGCTATTAATACTACTCCTACAGGTAATGCTACACTTATAAATAAAGGGAAAATTGAAGTATCCAAAATAGCCTTCATGAAGGGGAGTGTTTTTGGAACAGATGGAACCATAAAGGCTGATAGTTTGTACACAAAAGCATATATCCAACTGAATAACGCTAACTCTTTTATTGAGACAACTGCTTTACTAATTGATCAAGGAGGGTCAATCGGGAATAATGGTGATGTCAAAGCTACTAGGTTCTTAATTCGTGGAACGTATGGAGGTACTGGTAAAACTACATGTACTAATTTAATGAATGATGCTACAGGAAATACCACCAATAGTGGGACTATTTATACCGATAAATTCTTAAATCTTGGAACTTGGCAAAATGCGTATAAATTAAATACAACGTACTTTCTAAATTGTAAATCGTTTGAAAATACGGCAAGTGGAAACATTTATGTAGATCATAATTGGGCCAACTCTGATTCTTTGGCATCTCCTGCAGTATTTCTAAATGATGGGTATGTTTTAGTTCAAGATAATTGGGCAAATACCAAAGAAGTAAAAGGAAATGGTAAGTTTTGTATAGGATATAATTCAACAAATACTGGACAAATGAATGGTACTTTTGATTTTTGTGATAATACCGGTGGGGGAGTTGACTATAATACAGGAACAATTGCATCAGGCATTACTTATTGTCAGTTTCCTTGTGATGCAAGTATAGATAAATATGGAATGGTTGAAGAGATGAGTATATTCCCAAATCCAGTAACTTCTCATTTAACTTTAAGCACAAACTTTGATTTAGCTAATGCTCAAATAATTATTTATAGCGCTTATGGACAAGAAGTTATGAGACTATCACATATTGCTGGAATGAATGCGGAATTAGATTGTACGCTTTTAAATAGTGGGATGTATTTCTTGGTTATTAAAAACAACCAACGATCTATGAATGCTAAATTTATAGTGGAATAA
- the lptC gene encoding LPS export ABC transporter periplasmic protein LptC, whose amino-acid sequence MSKQLKYNSFLFPAIVLIAGIFFSCSNDLDQVKKITTHPDNPDETSEMLHIIYTDSGLAKVEIFARIAETYTHPKSITKFKDGLKVHFFDNQGKIESILTSKYGQIDDESGIIMVRDSVKLVNIEDQRTMETEVLYWKKGGDSIYTNKAVVITTKDMILSGVGAWTTPSFDTAQFFKPTAKIFLKE is encoded by the coding sequence TTGTCTAAACAATTAAAATATAATTCATTCCTATTTCCTGCTATCGTTTTGATAGCAGGAATATTTTTTTCTTGCTCCAATGATTTAGATCAAGTTAAGAAAATCACCACACATCCTGATAACCCCGATGAAACAAGTGAGATGCTCCATATTATCTATACCGATTCTGGTTTAGCTAAAGTTGAAATTTTTGCTCGTATTGCCGAAACTTATACTCATCCTAAATCTATAACTAAGTTTAAAGATGGATTGAAAGTACATTTTTTTGATAATCAGGGTAAAATAGAATCTATACTCACCTCTAAATATGGTCAAATTGATGATGAGTCGGGAATAATCATGGTTAGAGATAGTGTAAAACTAGTAAATATTGAAGACCAACGGACAATGGAAACCGAAGTGCTTTATTGGAAAAAAGGAGGTGATTCTATTTATACCAATAAAGCAGTTGTGATAACAACAAAAGATATGATTTTGAGTGGAGTAGGAGCATGGACAACTCCCTCTTTTGATACGGCTCAATTCTTTAAACCAACTGCTAAAATATTTTTAAAAGAATAA
- a CDS encoding ACP phosphodiesterase produces the protein MNYLGHLYLTNGDYSLMTANLYGDFVKGKKFSHLPEVVKQGVILHREIDFFIDNHPEVIKLKQKLYKSLPKVSGIAIDLFFDHLLAKNWSDYSKINLSDFIEPFFKYSLNPHNLSFENPVFHYADEFIYLLQIMYEKEWIYQYQQIDGLKMASTGLSNRIPYPNELGKAVLVFTHLENEITQVFKGFMFDAQEKFLSNQHSVDKLINL, from the coding sequence TTGAATTATTTAGGCCATCTATATCTAACAAATGGGGATTATTCCTTAATGACGGCTAATCTGTATGGAGATTTTGTAAAAGGAAAAAAATTTTCGCACCTCCCTGAAGTTGTAAAACAAGGAGTCATCTTGCATAGAGAAATAGATTTCTTTATTGATAATCATCCTGAGGTAATTAAACTAAAGCAAAAGCTCTATAAAAGTTTACCCAAGGTGTCGGGAATAGCTATCGATTTGTTTTTCGATCATTTATTAGCTAAAAATTGGAGTGATTATAGTAAAATAAATTTATCTGATTTTATTGAACCCTTTTTTAAATATTCATTAAATCCTCACAATCTATCATTTGAAAATCCTGTATTTCACTATGCTGATGAGTTTATTTATTTACTACAGATTATGTACGAAAAGGAATGGATATATCAATACCAGCAGATCGATGGTTTAAAAATGGCTTCAACCGGATTGTCAAATCGAATCCCATATCCAAATGAACTAGGTAAAGCTGTTCTTGTTTTTACGCATTTAGAAAATGAAATAACCCAAGTTTTTAAAGGATTCATGTTTGATGCTCAAGAAAAATTTCTAAGTAATCAACATAGTGTTGATAAACTTATCAATCTATAA
- a CDS encoding TPM domain-containing protein — MKITSLLLLLFLFLGSYYSLGNNELECIPEKPNPPVLVNDFANILTENQVKILENDLALFAQETTNQICIVTVNELCGDKALFAYEIGEKWGVGDARFNNGIVILIKPKLEREKGEAFIAVGYGLEGKIPDALAKKIVENEMIPNFKEGNYYEGIYNAILVIEKLAREEFPPDQYGKQYDGSFGFVLFIFLSLFGLFFFYAIRRAKKYAKEHGVSIGEAFRDLEKKDRKSSSNHFGGSSWGSSGGRSSGSGGFGGFGGGHFGGGGAGGSW; from the coding sequence ATGAAAATCACATCATTATTACTTCTTCTTTTTTTGTTTTTAGGCAGTTATTACTCGTTGGGTAACAATGAATTAGAGTGTATTCCTGAAAAACCAAACCCGCCTGTCTTAGTAAACGATTTTGCAAATATTCTCACGGAAAATCAAGTGAAGATACTTGAAAACGATTTAGCCTTATTTGCACAAGAAACCACCAATCAGATTTGTATAGTTACAGTGAATGAATTGTGTGGCGATAAAGCTCTATTTGCGTATGAAATAGGAGAAAAATGGGGCGTAGGTGATGCACGGTTTAACAACGGTATAGTTATTTTAATAAAACCAAAACTTGAACGAGAAAAAGGGGAAGCATTTATAGCCGTAGGTTATGGACTAGAAGGTAAAATCCCTGATGCCCTTGCTAAAAAAATTGTAGAAAATGAAATGATTCCTAATTTCAAAGAAGGAAATTATTATGAAGGAATTTACAATGCTATTCTTGTAATAGAAAAATTGGCACGAGAAGAATTCCCACCCGACCAATACGGAAAGCAATATGATGGCTCGTTTGGATTTGTTCTTTTCATATTCTTGTCTCTTTTTGGGTTATTTTTCTTTTATGCAATTCGTAGAGCCAAAAAATATGCTAAAGAACATGGTGTATCAATAGGAGAAGCATTCCGAGATCTTGAAAAAAAGGATAGAAAAAGTAGTAGTAATCATTTTGGCGGCAGCAGTTGGGGAAGTTCTGGTGGAAGAAGTAGTGGGAGTGGTGGCTTTGGTGGCTTTGGCGGTGGGCATTTTGGCGGAGGTGGTGCCGGAGGAAGTTGGTGA
- a CDS encoding DUF5686 family protein: protein MSKFLLRYCSIFLLLLPSFVWSQYEVKGRITDESNIGIPYAEVFVKNKPELRTRSDINGNYLMRLEVGEYYLVFSAVGFEDREYYLGVKEKQTLLDMQLFSSKVEEFESVDYRTKRRNVGRDIVLRTVKIKDEIDFNKYAYSTQVYIRATKEKKVEGTKKQEKEKIENAHFDSVEELKRKKLSQLQDMDMVEVELTRNYVPPASIKEVRNAYTKRGNDQYLYFTTTAAANFNFFQNILYLNDLSKNPIQSPISNAGILSYKYQLVEKIERKDQPSLNKIKITPRNVATSTLDGYIWIADSSWMVEKLEFTISKGNLFIYDYFTIQQEFRTVGDTMSVLTGQIMKYGVSFNKEKYDGITNVSYTNYNFSPNFKGIKFGNEVAVTTTDAYDKDTSYWSQNRLIPLTLEEQKYIKQRDSIENMFLKQNYLDSIDSVFNKVTFWKVVWFGIDHRNRAKKTQWTISSIAGTMRPLYIAGPRIGPDFSFYKKWNNERSIDYFIRTDVGVLNGDVKGWTTIQYLYDPFRQSNLWMNVSHNYDLIRSYDALTQVFLRDNFIVSTSGTLGHTFEAFNGFVVETELTYIYRSPLPANTKFIRWFDKALNNVEPPVFTPFNSFIGNLMIRYTPFQKYMREPKRKVILGSKWPTIYMSYEKGIPKIFDSDVNHDYIQFGMSQAFNIGTWGTSQYHITTGKFLNTKKLHPEDFKFFRRGDPILFSNPLYSYQDLDSTLPTMNWYLETHYIHHFNGALINKIPFMKKTRISTVAGGGFLWVPEHDWIHYELYVGLERIFKFAKRRLRIGAYCVFSEGNHISKLKTSFKISFAILDERSMKFTF, encoded by the coding sequence ATGAGTAAATTCTTACTTCGATATTGCTCCATCTTTCTGTTACTCTTACCCTCCTTTGTGTGGTCGCAATACGAAGTGAAAGGAAGAATTACAGATGAAAGTAATATTGGGATTCCTTATGCTGAAGTTTTTGTAAAAAATAAACCAGAATTAAGAACGCGTTCTGATATAAATGGGAATTATTTGATGCGTCTCGAAGTAGGTGAATATTATTTGGTGTTTTCGGCTGTAGGATTTGAAGATAGAGAATATTATTTAGGTGTTAAAGAAAAACAAACCCTACTTGATATGCAACTCTTTTCCTCCAAAGTAGAAGAGTTTGAAAGCGTTGATTATAGAACGAAAAGGAGGAATGTAGGTAGAGATATTGTTTTGAGAACGGTTAAAATTAAAGATGAAATAGATTTTAATAAATATGCTTATTCTACCCAAGTTTATATTCGTGCAACTAAAGAAAAAAAAGTTGAAGGAACCAAGAAACAAGAGAAAGAAAAAATAGAAAATGCTCATTTTGATTCTGTGGAGGAGTTAAAACGTAAGAAATTGAGTCAATTGCAAGATATGGATATGGTAGAGGTAGAATTGACTCGAAATTATGTGCCTCCAGCGAGTATTAAAGAAGTTCGTAATGCATATACAAAACGTGGGAATGACCAATATCTTTATTTTACTACAACTGCCGCTGCAAATTTTAATTTCTTTCAAAATATATTGTACTTAAATGATTTAAGTAAAAATCCTATACAATCTCCTATATCTAATGCAGGAATACTTTCCTATAAATATCAATTGGTAGAAAAGATAGAACGTAAGGATCAGCCGTCATTAAATAAGATTAAAATTACACCTAGAAATGTTGCTACTTCCACACTGGATGGATATATATGGATAGCTGATAGTTCTTGGATGGTAGAAAAATTAGAATTTACTATCTCAAAGGGAAACCTCTTTATTTATGATTATTTTACTATTCAACAAGAATTTAGAACTGTCGGGGATACCATGAGTGTGCTAACAGGACAAATTATGAAATATGGAGTTTCTTTTAACAAAGAGAAATATGATGGAATCACCAATGTGAGCTATACTAATTATAACTTTTCTCCGAATTTTAAGGGAATTAAATTTGGAAATGAAGTGGCTGTAACAACCACTGATGCATACGATAAAGACACTTCGTATTGGTCTCAAAATAGATTGATACCTCTTACATTAGAAGAACAAAAGTATATTAAACAAAGAGATAGTATCGAGAATATGTTTCTAAAACAAAACTATTTAGATTCAATTGACTCGGTATTCAATAAAGTAACATTTTGGAAAGTAGTTTGGTTTGGTATAGATCATAGAAATCGAGCAAAAAAAACACAATGGACAATTAGTTCTATTGCTGGTACAATGCGCCCTTTGTATATAGCAGGACCACGTATTGGACCTGATTTTAGCTTTTATAAAAAATGGAATAACGAACGTTCTATTGATTATTTCATCCGAACGGATGTTGGGGTACTCAATGGAGATGTAAAAGGATGGACAACCATTCAATATTTGTACGACCCCTTTAGACAATCTAATTTATGGATGAATGTTTCCCATAACTATGACTTAATCCGTTCGTATGATGCACTTACACAAGTGTTTCTACGTGATAATTTTATTGTGAGTACTTCAGGTACTTTAGGACATACATTTGAAGCCTTTAATGGTTTTGTTGTTGAGACGGAGTTGACCTATATTTACCGGAGCCCATTGCCTGCTAACACAAAATTTATTCGTTGGTTTGATAAAGCTTTGAATAATGTGGAACCACCCGTTTTTACTCCATTCAATTCATTTATTGGTAATTTGATGATACGCTATACGCCTTTCCAAAAGTATATGCGTGAACCTAAGCGTAAAGTTATTTTGGGTTCTAAATGGCCTACTATATATATGTCCTACGAAAAAGGAATACCCAAAATATTTGATAGTGATGTCAATCATGACTATATTCAATTTGGTATGAGTCAAGCTTTTAATATTGGTACGTGGGGGACATCTCAATATCATATTACTACCGGTAAATTCTTAAATACAAAAAAACTCCATCCGGAAGACTTTAAATTCTTCAGGAGAGGGGACCCTATCTTATTTTCTAATCCTTTATATTCATATCAAGATTTAGATTCTACCTTACCCACTATGAATTGGTATTTAGAAACGCACTATATACACCATTTTAATGGCGCTCTTATTAATAAGATCCCATTTATGAAGAAAACCCGCATTTCAACTGTTGCAGGTGGCGGTTTCTTATGGGTACCCGAACATGATTGGATTCATTACGAGTTATATGTCGGGTTAGAGCGTATCTTTAAATTTGCCAAAAGAAGATTGAGAATAGGAGCTTATTGTGTATTCTCTGAAGGGAATCATATATCTAAATTAAAAACTTCTTTTAAAATAAGTTTTGCCATTCTGGATGAGCGAAGTATGAAATTCACCTTCTAA
- a CDS encoding transporter substrate-binding domain-containing protein, giving the protein MKVKSAKNTVSFFVILFVLSILLNCQNHNASKTLVGRANPDKQNDLKEILKDNRLVILVENSTTSYFIYKGQKMGFEYEILNEFAKSLGVKLEVNIINDLNNVINELNEGYGDILACNFTVTKDRKKEIDFSEPILRAPQVLVQRLPEGWEHMKKNEIEKHLIRDPIQLSRKTIHVWNKSSYYDRLINLQHEMGDTFIIAPLDGNLIAEEAVEMVSKGIIDYTVVDKNVAIINQRYNKNVDTKMLLSFEQQIAFAVRKESPLLRKKLNSWLKEFKQTTKFKYIKHKYYDLSEYTDKSQSEYSSIKGGKISGFDNIIKNASKKRGWDWRLVASIIYQESKFTLENESWAGAYGLMQFMPSVGPIYGVYPDSPPEVQIEGGLKKLSYNYKQWASIKDSIQRIKFTIATYNAGMGHVLDAQKLAEKYGKDPHKWDDNVEIYMRYLSDPKYYKDPLVKFGYIRGNETFNYTRAVYARYLEYKKLFKEYV; this is encoded by the coding sequence TTGAAGGTTAAATCTGCTAAAAATACCGTCTCCTTTTTTGTTATTTTATTTGTATTATCTATACTGCTTAATTGTCAGAATCACAACGCAAGTAAAACATTGGTTGGTAGAGCCAATCCCGATAAACAAAATGATTTGAAAGAGATCCTAAAGGATAACCGCTTGGTTATTTTAGTAGAAAACAGTACCACCTCTTATTTCATCTACAAAGGGCAAAAAATGGGATTCGAATATGAAATTCTGAATGAATTTGCCAAATCATTAGGTGTAAAACTAGAAGTAAACATTATCAATGACTTAAACAATGTAATTAATGAGTTAAATGAAGGATATGGAGATATTCTAGCCTGTAATTTCACAGTCACAAAGGATAGAAAGAAAGAAATTGATTTTTCAGAACCTATTTTAAGAGCCCCGCAAGTATTAGTTCAGCGACTACCAGAAGGATGGGAACACATGAAAAAGAATGAAATTGAAAAACATCTCATCCGTGATCCGATTCAACTTTCTAGAAAAACAATTCACGTATGGAACAAATCTAGCTATTATGACCGACTCATCAATCTTCAACATGAAATGGGAGACACATTTATCATTGCTCCATTGGATGGGAATTTAATTGCAGAAGAAGCCGTAGAAATGGTGTCTAAAGGAATAATTGACTATACCGTTGTAGATAAAAATGTTGCGATTATCAACCAAAGATATAATAAGAATGTCGATACAAAAATGCTTCTAAGTTTTGAGCAACAAATCGCTTTTGCAGTACGTAAAGAAAGTCCACTGCTTCGTAAAAAATTAAATAGCTGGTTAAAGGAATTTAAACAAACGACAAAATTCAAATACATTAAACATAAATACTACGACTTATCAGAATATACGGATAAATCGCAAAGTGAATATTCATCTATTAAAGGAGGTAAAATTTCCGGTTTTGATAACATCATAAAAAATGCTTCCAAAAAACGTGGGTGGGATTGGAGACTAGTTGCGTCTATCATATACCAAGAATCTAAATTTACACTGGAAAATGAATCATGGGCTGGAGCATATGGGTTAATGCAGTTTATGCCTTCTGTTGGACCTATTTACGGTGTTTATCCTGACTCTCCTCCTGAAGTACAAATTGAAGGAGGTTTAAAGAAACTATCCTATAATTATAAACAATGGGCAAGTATTAAAGATTCTATTCAGCGAATTAAATTTACAATAGCTACATACAATGCTGGAATGGGACACGTTTTAGATGCTCAAAAGTTAGCAGAGAAATATGGGAAAGACCCACACAAATGGGATGATAATGTTGAAATCTATATGCGTTATCTATCTGACCCCAAATACTACAAAGATCCATTGGTGAAATTTGGATATATACGAGGAAACGAGACTTTTAACTATACACGTGCTGTTTATGCACGTTACCTAGAGTATAAAAAGCTCTTTAAAGAGTATGTATAA
- a CDS encoding PorP/SprF family type IX secretion system membrane protein, producing MKSISIFIFLLFSITAFSQQGRNFSMWYHNNYQHNPAAVGTNDHNLKAFVNFRYQYFTVSKKPFQTLSASMETKLAESKRSKNHLGLGASIINDMSGDGTYMVNDVNIPVAYHIYFDDYSSISLGVAPGIYQRSILRGNYTWESQWNGYEFNQGADPINLAGANAIRFDIGAGLMYKYESSATNKYYGGFSVRHISQPNIGFIGQDKLKMRFIGQFGMKHRFKLSNFGISPNVLAVFQGPNHDIVYGSNFDFYFRDASTRTIFVTPTHFSVGIYHRYGEGIILNFQYYFQGINIALAYDTNINSMIRTSKSVGAFELAFSYDIIFNKRGKFIY from the coding sequence ATGAAATCAATATCTATATTCATATTTTTATTATTCAGTATTACTGCTTTTTCACAGCAAGGTAGAAATTTCAGTATGTGGTATCATAACAACTATCAACACAATCCAGCAGCTGTTGGTACTAATGATCATAATTTAAAAGCATTTGTTAACTTTAGATACCAATATTTTACTGTATCTAAAAAACCTTTTCAGACGTTATCAGCCTCAATGGAAACCAAATTAGCTGAATCCAAACGTTCCAAAAATCATTTAGGTTTAGGTGCATCTATCATCAACGATATGAGTGGAGATGGAACATACATGGTAAATGATGTGAATATTCCTGTTGCATATCATATCTATTTCGATGATTACAGTTCTATTTCATTAGGTGTGGCACCTGGTATTTACCAAAGATCTATTTTAAGAGGAAACTATACATGGGAATCTCAATGGAATGGATATGAATTTAATCAAGGTGCAGATCCAATCAATTTAGCAGGAGCCAATGCCATTCGTTTTGATATTGGTGCTGGATTAATGTATAAATATGAATCTTCTGCTACAAATAAATATTATGGTGGTTTCTCCGTTCGTCATATTTCTCAACCAAATATTGGTTTTATAGGACAAGATAAATTAAAGATGCGTTTTATAGGTCAATTTGGAATGAAACATCGTTTCAAACTTAGCAATTTCGGAATTTCACCTAATGTTTTAGCTGTTTTCCAAGGACCTAATCACGACATTGTGTATGGTTCAAATTTTGATTTTTACTTTAGAGATGCTTCTACTCGAACTATATTTGTGACTCCTACACACTTTTCTGTAGGTATTTACCATAGATATGGAGAAGGTATCATCTTAAATTTCCAATACTATTTCCAAGGAATTAATATTGCCCTTGCCTATGATACAAACATCAATTCTATGATTCGTACATCAAAGAGTGTAGGAGCATTTGAATTGGCATTTTCTTACGATATCATATTTAATAAGCGCGGTAAGTTTATCTATTAA